AGAACAGAGAGCGATCATCTTCCTGCCAGTCATCAATTCATGAATGACCCTTTCGTTTTCTGCAACTTCTTCGAACCCCTTCCCTTCCACGCTTTCAACTGTAATCGATATCCTTATTCCCTCGAAATCCCTGAGCAGGCATGAATCCATTTTGCCTTGGATGTATCGTCGTAGATTTGCATGCGATGACAATCCTGGCTCCCTAACTTCCTCGTTGATCGTTTCTTGAGAAGTGACCTCGATCTGCCCATGCCTAGCAAAACCATCAAAACCCGAAAGATTATGTTGCAATACATGAACCATTTCCTCTTCAGAAGAACGGTTCTCCAATATCCACAGGCAGTATTGATTTCTCGTGAGGCCAGTGCCAATATATTGTGAAACAAGGTCAACAAATTCATTGCGTTCTTCATAAAATTGACAAATATGTGTTCCCCAACGCTTCGATTCAAAGATGTCTTTTATTGTCAAGGCCATAAACTCCAGCAAAAAAGAAAAATGCAGAACAGAAATATAGTGATTACGCAACGCATATCAGAAAGGGATGGGATGTGCGAAAGAGGAGGATTAGATTTTGGCTTTTCGTAATATCAATCATTTCCATAATAAGCGCAAGCTTCGCAAGTCTTTCAGCTGAAGGTCATCCAGACCGTATAGAAAGATTCGGTCTATTCGCAGCGACTGATCACTTCATTGTCTATTTTGTCCTCGCGGACACAAACGGCAAGAGCATTGTGGTTGGTGGGAGTGTTGATCTCGAAATACTAGACGACTTTCTGGTCTCCCTCTATAAGACGTCGTTCAGGGTTGAGGCAAATAATTTTTCTACCCATATCTTGCCAGATCATACATTTATCCATGGATATGTATGGCAAATACCATATACCGTGATTCAGAAAAGTGATAGCCGGAACGGAACTCTCACAGCAAACATTCGCTTTTCAAACGATGAAATTATCCTCGAGAGAAGTTGTAGCGATGTTCCATTTCCAGATGCTCTCAGGGCACCAAACAAGCCTCCAGTACTGAAACTCGATGCGCCAAAGATTTCATGGTGTGATGTCGTAACCGAATTCAGCGCTTCTTCTTCCTACGATCCTAACCTCAATACTATGGTTTTCCATTGGAGTTTTGGGGATGGCCAGAATACAACTGGATCTAGCATTGTCTCACATTCCTACCGATTCCCTGGGGATTATCAAGTCAAACTGGTCGCAGAGGATTCCGAAGGCGGTCATAGCGAGGTGACTCATTCCATTAAGGTCGAGAACCCAGAAGTTATTTCCATTATCGAGAAGAGATTTGAAAATGCGAGCATGTCGCCATCTATGCGAACGCTTTGGCTCAATATTTTTTTAAGTAACAAGGCCCTAGAGCCGATACAAATTAACACTAGCGAGTTTTCCCTAAAAATCGATCATAACGAATTATATCGATGTCAATATCCTGAATATGGATTAGCAAGGGATCTAGACCCTTTCAAGAGGATTTCAATCGCCCTAAAGTTCGAGATCCCAGATGATAGGAAGCCGTACATTCTTATTTACAAGGACAGAGTTTTTGTCCCGATCGAGGGGACAACTCAAGAGAATCTGACAGTTTCATTTGTCGATGTCG
This genomic window from Methanomassiliicoccales archaeon contains:
- a CDS encoding MEDS domain-containing protein gives rise to the protein MALTIKDIFESKRWGTHICQFYEERNEFVDLVSQYIGTGLTRNQYCLWILENRSSEEEMVHVLQHNLSGFDGFARHGQIEVTSQETINEEVREPGLSSHANLRRYIQGKMDSCLLRDFEGIRISITVESVEGKGFEEVAENERVIHELMTGRKMIALCS